The following proteins come from a genomic window of Pirellula staleyi DSM 6068:
- a CDS encoding 2Fe-2S iron-sulfur cluster-binding protein codes for MPTVYVDGKEVEIAATDRLNSIQAAAKAGVEIPHYCWHAGLTVVASCRMCLVEVGKKDQATGKVAMQPKLVPACQTPAGPDTVIVTDSPKVKAAREMVEEDLLLRHPVDCSICDKAGECSLQDYHFEHGRDERRADIKPFHSRKRSLGDTVTLFVDRCVMCTRCVRFTREISGTSELMIANRGAHEEIDVFRDASGEIQFPLDNKMSGNVVDLCPVGALGDKDFLYKQRVWFMKSHAGVCAGCSAGCNIRIDENQDHIYRLKPRENQAVNQWWMCDEGRYGWKHVHDEGRLTELKAKVGGDYKTIEWQQFVKEIPAKLQSAGKLAAVISPHLTVEEAYLQATLIRSLDPQAVLALGFVPVAGEDEKFKNGFTIRAEKCPNKRGVEKVIAGLGGPTMTFDEVADAAAAGKFGGVWISGGYKGNWIDEATAAKFAGVSLLVVQDLFASPLSALASYLLPGAAFPERDGSYVNVADRLQSFRWAIRPPAGVKVEGQLLWQLTGRPGLFQSTAVLADISREITAFASAASGVPEMGLDLKAQLLAETAAT; via the coding sequence ATGCCGACCGTTTATGTCGACGGAAAAGAAGTAGAAATCGCCGCCACCGATCGGCTCAACAGCATCCAAGCTGCAGCCAAGGCGGGCGTCGAGATTCCGCACTACTGCTGGCACGCGGGGCTCACCGTGGTCGCTAGTTGCCGCATGTGCCTCGTCGAAGTGGGGAAGAAAGATCAGGCGACTGGCAAAGTCGCCATGCAGCCCAAACTGGTCCCTGCTTGTCAAACGCCCGCCGGTCCCGACACCGTGATTGTCACCGACAGTCCCAAGGTGAAAGCGGCCCGCGAGATGGTGGAAGAAGATCTGCTGCTCCGTCACCCAGTCGACTGCTCCATTTGCGACAAAGCGGGTGAATGCTCGCTCCAGGACTATCACTTCGAGCATGGTCGCGATGAGCGTCGCGCGGATATCAAGCCATTCCACTCGCGCAAGCGTTCGCTGGGGGACACCGTCACGCTGTTTGTCGATCGCTGCGTGATGTGCACCCGCTGTGTCCGTTTCACGCGCGAAATTTCAGGGACGAGCGAACTGATGATCGCCAATCGTGGCGCTCATGAAGAAATCGACGTCTTCCGCGACGCGAGCGGCGAGATTCAGTTCCCGCTCGACAACAAAATGTCGGGCAACGTTGTCGATCTCTGCCCCGTCGGTGCGCTGGGCGACAAGGACTTCCTCTACAAGCAGCGCGTCTGGTTCATGAAGAGCCATGCGGGTGTTTGTGCCGGATGCAGCGCCGGTTGCAACATTCGGATCGATGAAAACCAGGACCATATCTACCGCCTCAAGCCGCGCGAGAATCAAGCGGTGAATCAGTGGTGGATGTGCGACGAAGGTCGCTACGGCTGGAAGCATGTGCACGACGAAGGTCGTCTCACCGAACTCAAGGCCAAGGTGGGTGGCGACTACAAGACGATCGAATGGCAGCAGTTTGTGAAGGAGATTCCCGCGAAGCTGCAAAGCGCCGGGAAATTGGCCGCCGTCATCTCGCCGCATCTCACGGTCGAAGAAGCCTACCTACAAGCGACCCTCATTCGCTCGCTCGATCCGCAAGCTGTCCTCGCGCTCGGCTTTGTCCCTGTCGCCGGCGAAGATGAAAAATTCAAAAACGGTTTTACGATTCGCGCCGAGAAGTGCCCGAACAAGCGGGGCGTTGAAAAAGTGATCGCAGGCCTGGGTGGCCCGACGATGACATTCGACGAAGTGGCCGATGCGGCTGCTGCCGGCAAATTCGGCGGCGTCTGGATCAGTGGCGGCTACAAGGGGAACTGGATCGACGAAGCGACCGCAGCGAAGTTCGCCGGTGTTTCGCTCCTCGTGGTACAGGACCTGTTTGCCTCGCCGCTGTCGGCCTTAGCCAGCTATCTCCTTCCGGGGGCCGCTTTCCCCGAACGAGATGGCTCGTACGTCAACGTCGCTGATCGTCTGCAATCGTTCCGCTGGGCGATTCGTCCACCAGCAGGGGTGAAAGTCGAAGGCCAATTGCTTTGGCAGTTGACCGGCAGACCCGGCCTGTTTCAGTCCACCGCCGTGCTGGCCGATATCAGCCGCGAAATCACCGCGTTTGCCTCCGCTGCGAGTGGCGTACCTGAAATGGGACTCGACCTCAAAGCACAGCTGCTGGCCGAAACAGCCGCGACCTAA
- a CDS encoding NADH-quinone oxidoreductase subunit I, which produces MKTSDPNIKWIEEPQLGLAGRLYVPLFVQGLTTTFKHLKKSLVGDVVTVSYPEEEPKIGNPLIYRGVHRLNKDKEGRVKCVACFLCATACPAHCIDIVAAESPWSDRDKYPQSFAIDELRCIYCGMCEEACPVDAIELTSLYNLTGRSREEMVFDKEKLLSVYDETKDKEPMKSVQLEKAQEGAK; this is translated from the coding sequence ATGAAAACCAGCGATCCAAACATCAAGTGGATTGAAGAACCGCAGCTCGGCCTGGCCGGTCGGCTCTACGTTCCGCTCTTCGTGCAAGGTCTCACCACGACGTTCAAGCACCTCAAAAAGTCCCTGGTGGGGGACGTGGTGACGGTGAGCTATCCCGAGGAAGAGCCAAAGATTGGCAACCCACTGATCTACCGTGGTGTGCACCGATTGAACAAAGACAAAGAGGGACGCGTGAAGTGCGTCGCCTGTTTTCTGTGCGCCACCGCTTGCCCGGCTCACTGCATCGACATCGTGGCGGCTGAATCGCCTTGGAGCGATCGCGATAAGTATCCCCAAAGCTTTGCCATCGACGAACTACGCTGCATCTACTGCGGTATGTGCGAAGAAGCTTGCCCGGTCGACGCCATCGAGCTCACGAGTCTCTACAATCTGACCGGTCGCAGCCGCGAAGAAATGGTCTTCGACAAAGAGAAGCTGCTGAGCGTGTACGACGAAACGAAAGACAAAGAACCGATGAAGTCGGTGCAGCTCGAAAAAGCGCAAGAAGGGGCCAAGTAA
- the nuoF gene encoding NADH-quinone oxidoreductase subunit NuoF, protein MGSFTPVLLAQVGKPESYTRKVYERDGGYSALKKVLKMTPNDVKETVKSSGLRGRGGAGFPTGLKWTFLPQNHPGPIYFCLNADESEPGTFNNRILMEDDPHQVLEGIIIACFATQARAAYFYMRCEYPTAYERVKRAIEECYEAGYLGENILGSGYTLDIHLHRGAGAYICGEETGLIESLEGKRAWPRIKPPFPAVEGAFRKPTVVNNVETCACVTQIFRNGVDWFKSIGIAPDPNNPRDAGSYGPKLYCLSGHVNKPGCYEAPLGITVKDLINDFGGGVWKGRKAKAVIPGGISMGLLTGDELHCPLDFNGPGKFGCLGLGTAAVVVMDDQTSMVDFLLNSCRFFSHESCGQCTPCREGTSWATRMMTRIKHGQGRLKDLDLLAEIGETIGIMPGSTICGLADGAAWPIKNCIKKFRGELEEFIKRTNPTGWNETKPVPALDLLQIH, encoded by the coding sequence GTGGGAAGTTTCACTCCAGTTCTGCTCGCCCAAGTGGGAAAGCCCGAAAGCTATACCCGCAAGGTCTATGAGCGAGATGGTGGCTATTCGGCACTCAAAAAAGTGCTGAAAATGACCCCCAACGATGTGAAAGAAACGGTGAAGTCGAGTGGCCTGCGCGGACGTGGTGGCGCGGGCTTTCCGACCGGTCTCAAGTGGACCTTCTTGCCCCAGAATCATCCCGGGCCGATCTATTTTTGCCTCAACGCCGACGAAAGCGAACCGGGGACCTTCAACAACCGCATCCTGATGGAAGACGATCCGCATCAGGTGCTCGAAGGGATCATCATCGCTTGCTTCGCCACGCAAGCCCGGGCTGCTTACTTCTACATGCGCTGCGAATATCCCACCGCCTACGAGCGTGTGAAGCGCGCCATCGAAGAGTGCTACGAAGCGGGCTACCTCGGTGAAAACATTCTCGGCAGTGGCTACACGCTCGACATTCACCTGCATCGTGGTGCCGGAGCATACATCTGTGGCGAAGAGACCGGCCTGATCGAAAGCCTCGAAGGAAAACGGGCTTGGCCGCGCATCAAGCCACCATTTCCAGCGGTCGAAGGCGCGTTCCGCAAGCCGACCGTCGTGAACAACGTCGAAACGTGTGCCTGCGTCACGCAGATCTTCCGCAACGGTGTCGACTGGTTCAAATCGATCGGCATCGCACCCGATCCCAATAATCCGCGCGACGCCGGAAGCTATGGACCAAAGCTCTACTGCCTAAGTGGTCACGTGAATAAGCCCGGCTGCTACGAAGCGCCCCTCGGCATCACGGTGAAAGACCTGATCAACGATTTTGGTGGTGGAGTTTGGAAGGGGCGCAAAGCCAAGGCAGTGATCCCTGGTGGCATCAGCATGGGGCTGTTGACCGGCGATGAACTCCATTGCCCGCTCGATTTCAATGGTCCTGGCAAGTTCGGCTGTCTCGGTCTGGGGACCGCTGCTGTTGTGGTGATGGACGACCAAACCAGCATGGTCGACTTCCTCCTGAACAGCTGCCGGTTCTTCTCGCACGAAAGCTGCGGCCAGTGCACCCCGTGCCGCGAAGGAACCAGCTGGGCCACACGCATGATGACCCGCATCAAGCATGGCCAAGGCCGCCTCAAAGATCTCGATCTCTTGGCCGAAATCGGCGAGACGATCGGCATTATGCCGGGCAGCACGATCTGCGGATTGGCCGACGGCGCCGCCTGGCCGATCAAGAATTGCATTAAGAAGTTCCGTGGCGAACTGGAAGAGTTCATCAAGCGCACCAACCCCACGGGCTGGAACGAAACGAAACCTGTCCCCGCCCTCGATCTTTTACAGATTCACTAA
- the nuoK gene encoding NADH-quinone oxidoreductase subunit NuoK: MNELSLLINYLVVGAVLFVLGMVGFMTRRNMIVMFLCAEMMLQGVSVTLIGFGRYHNDWGGQSLVVFIITVAACEAAIAMTLVLMLAQRSGKLDAAFWQDLREPGQPAFVDSQVPEETEEDQIWPTLTVAGRQPEIDEEEAGHRSKV, encoded by the coding sequence ATGAACGAACTAAGCCTACTCATTAACTACCTGGTGGTCGGTGCCGTGCTGTTTGTGCTCGGCATGGTCGGCTTCATGACCCGCCGGAACATGATTGTGATGTTCCTGTGCGCGGAAATGATGCTGCAAGGTGTCTCCGTCACCCTCATCGGTTTTGGCAGGTATCACAACGACTGGGGTGGTCAATCGCTGGTGGTGTTCATCATCACGGTGGCAGCCTGCGAAGCGGCGATTGCCATGACTCTGGTGCTGATGCTCGCCCAGCGGAGTGGCAAACTCGACGCCGCCTTTTGGCAAGATCTCCGCGAGCCAGGTCAGCCTGCCTTTGTGGATTCGCAAGTTCCCGAAGAGACAGAAGAAGATCAGATTTGGCCCACGCTCACCGTGGCAGGTCGCCAGCCCGAGATCGACGAAGAAGAAGCTGGACATCGCAGCAAGGTGTAA
- a CDS encoding NADH-quinone oxidoreductase subunit D → MATIEKPSSTVKSEDYLWTLNFGPQHPATHTTLRLVLKLDGERVVDAVPDIGYLHSGFEKIGEHLDFNQYVTVTDRMNYISPMANNVAWHGAVEKLMGIEITPRCKYIRTIICELARISDHLLSTGAMGLDTGAFTFFLYAFYQRERIYDIFETLCGARFTNSYTRVGGLSQDMTPLVIEKIRDFLRTFPQTIDDMERLVNRNRIFVDRMKGVGLLSKERATNMSATGPVARASGVTRDLRKDEPYLAYGDLDFQVCCATAGDCFARYYVRMAEMRESLKIVAQALENLPAGPVNVGMDDRAALPSKAEVYQTIEGTITHFELVMLNRGFTVPNEEVYSAIEAPNGELGFYLVGDGSDVAYRARCRPPSFIHFSLFPELIRGHTLSDVVAVLGSLNIIAAELDR, encoded by the coding sequence ATGGCTACGATCGAAAAACCAAGCTCCACCGTCAAGTCGGAAGACTACCTGTGGACACTCAACTTCGGGCCGCAACATCCCGCCACCCACACCACGCTGCGCCTCGTGCTGAAACTCGACGGCGAACGTGTGGTCGATGCTGTCCCCGATATTGGCTACCTGCATAGCGGCTTCGAGAAGATCGGCGAGCACCTCGACTTCAACCAGTATGTCACCGTCACCGACCGGATGAACTACATCTCGCCGATGGCCAACAATGTGGCTTGGCATGGTGCGGTCGAGAAGCTGATGGGGATCGAAATTACCCCTCGCTGCAAATATATCCGCACGATCATCTGCGAACTGGCCCGCATCAGCGACCACTTGCTCTCGACCGGCGCCATGGGGCTCGATACCGGCGCGTTTACGTTTTTCCTCTACGCCTTTTATCAGCGCGAGCGGATCTACGACATTTTCGAAACGCTCTGCGGCGCTCGCTTCACCAACAGCTACACACGCGTCGGCGGCTTGTCGCAAGACATGACTCCGCTGGTGATCGAAAAGATTCGCGACTTCCTCCGGACCTTCCCCCAAACGATCGACGACATGGAGCGGCTGGTCAACCGCAACCGCATTTTCGTCGACCGCATGAAAGGGGTTGGCCTCCTGAGCAAAGAGCGTGCGACGAACATGTCGGCCACCGGTCCTGTGGCCCGCGCCAGTGGCGTGACGCGCGATCTTCGCAAAGACGAACCTTACCTGGCGTACGGCGACCTCGATTTCCAGGTTTGCTGTGCCACCGCCGGCGACTGCTTTGCACGCTACTACGTCCGCATGGCCGAGATGCGCGAGAGCTTGAAAATTGTCGCCCAGGCCCTCGAAAACCTCCCCGCAGGTCCGGTCAATGTTGGAATGGACGACCGCGCTGCACTGCCAAGCAAGGCCGAGGTCTATCAAACGATCGAAGGGACCATCACCCACTTCGAACTCGTGATGCTCAATCGCGGTTTCACCGTTCCCAATGAAGAGGTGTATAGCGCGATCGAAGCTCCCAACGGCGAGCTCGGCTTCTATCTCGTCGGCGATGGGAGCGATGTCGCTTACCGAGCGCGTTGCCGTCCACCAAGCTTCATTCACTTCTCGCTGTTCCCCGAACTGATTCGTGGTCACACGCTCAGCGACGTGGTGGCCGTGCTCGGCAGCCTCAACATCATTGCTGCTGAACTCGACCGCTGA
- the nuoB gene encoding NADH-quinone oxidoreductase subunit NuoB, whose protein sequence is MAIDLPENVMVTKLDELANWCRKNSLWPMPFATACCGIELMATGASRHDLARFGAEVFRFSPRQCDLMIVAGRVVMKMLPVLQRIWQQMHEPKWCISMGACASTGGVFDTYAVVQGIDRFIPVDMYVPGCPPRPEQLTQAIIDLQDKIQREGTITGEEFETAARQERKRALQELPIYGVTPYFAKTSPLASR, encoded by the coding sequence ATGGCGATAGATCTGCCCGAAAACGTGATGGTCACCAAGCTCGACGAGCTCGCCAACTGGTGCCGCAAAAACAGCTTGTGGCCCATGCCATTTGCAACCGCTTGCTGCGGTATCGAATTAATGGCCACCGGTGCCAGCCGCCACGACTTGGCCCGCTTTGGTGCCGAAGTGTTCCGCTTCAGCCCGCGTCAGTGCGATCTGATGATCGTCGCTGGCCGTGTGGTGATGAAGATGCTCCCCGTGCTGCAGCGCATTTGGCAGCAGATGCACGAACCGAAGTGGTGCATCTCGATGGGGGCCTGTGCGTCGACCGGCGGGGTGTTCGACACCTACGCGGTTGTTCAAGGTATCGACCGCTTCATTCCCGTCGATATGTATGTCCCCGGTTGCCCACCACGTCCCGAACAGCTGACCCAGGCGATCATCGACCTGCAAGACAAAATTCAGCGCGAAGGGACGATCACCGGCGAGGAGTTCGAAACAGCAGCGCGGCAAGAACGCAAACGTGCCTTGCAAGAGCTGCCGATTTACGGCGTCACCCCTTATTTTGCGAAGACCTCGCCGCTGGCGTCGCGCTAA
- a CDS encoding NADH-quinone oxidoreductase subunit J yields the protein MEGLLAASTLTLQSVLLCRTFWACLVGAIGLWLVVPRHFKYGKGTGIGLIALAGGLLASDLPLLGGQGMEEIIAQGVFWVLALIAIGSAVGTIGSQSPVYSAIWFAMSLLGTAGLFFYQGAEFLGVATIVVYAGAIVVTFLFVIMLAQPSGHSDYDRISWGSAARFLSVIAAATFIGLFTMLLGGLKQPDLRQQVASHLKGDSAAFGTRLVDVKSSGEPAVVSVVFRGEKPDAELLKTLTADVTASLRLALASKSDKKPDEIELQLAEPTFVPDVQDRQHVAGLGRYIFSRHLVGVEVAGSLLLVALVGAIAIAIQGKPRKEDGEDEA from the coding sequence ATGGAAGGTTTGCTTGCCGCTTCGACACTCACTCTCCAAAGCGTGCTGCTTTGCCGCACGTTTTGGGCCTGCCTTGTCGGCGCCATCGGGCTGTGGCTCGTCGTGCCTCGGCACTTTAAGTATGGCAAAGGGACCGGCATCGGTCTGATTGCTCTCGCAGGTGGTCTGCTCGCCTCCGATTTGCCACTGCTGGGTGGCCAAGGGATGGAAGAGATCATCGCTCAAGGAGTGTTTTGGGTCCTCGCGCTCATCGCGATTGGCTCCGCTGTCGGAACCATCGGTTCGCAGTCGCCGGTTTACTCGGCTATCTGGTTTGCGATGTCGCTTCTGGGAACGGCGGGACTCTTCTTCTACCAAGGGGCCGAGTTTCTCGGTGTCGCCACCATCGTGGTCTATGCCGGCGCAATCGTCGTGACTTTTTTGTTCGTGATCATGCTCGCGCAGCCTTCGGGGCATTCCGACTACGACCGGATCAGCTGGGGCTCGGCAGCCCGCTTTCTTTCGGTGATTGCAGCAGCGACTTTTATCGGCCTCTTCACCATGCTGCTCGGTGGGCTCAAGCAGCCCGATCTACGGCAGCAAGTGGCGAGCCATCTGAAGGGGGATAGTGCGGCGTTTGGAACGCGACTGGTCGATGTGAAATCGAGCGGCGAGCCCGCGGTGGTTTCGGTCGTCTTTCGTGGCGAAAAGCCCGACGCTGAACTGCTCAAGACTCTCACAGCCGATGTGACCGCGTCGCTCCGCTTAGCGCTCGCTTCTAAGAGCGACAAAAAGCCCGACGAAATCGAGCTTCAACTGGCCGAACCGACGTTTGTGCCCGATGTGCAAGATCGCCAGCATGTGGCGGGGCTCGGACGCTATATCTTCAGCCGCCATCTGGTGGGTGTTGAAGTGGCGGGTAGCCTGCTGCTGGTAGCGCTCGTGGGGGCGATTGCGATTGCGATTCAAGGCAAGCCTCGTAAAGAAGACGGGGAGGACGAGGCATGA
- the nuoH gene encoding NADH-quinone oxidoreductase subunit NuoH translates to MIEAMIKVGIMIGGLMTAAAYFVLLERRMAAWVQDRIGPNRVGIPLTKIRLFGLGQPLADGVKFIFKEEYTPAHVDKRLYILAPISILAAALAAFAVIPFGSMLPPFAIGPVEVKDKIDLVVAPGADIGMIYVFALSSIAVYGVILGGWSSNNKYSFLGGLRSSAQLIAYELPMGLGILGVVLCAGSLNLEELITSQARTGVWYAFAQPLGLIVFVIAAFAEAARLPFDLPECEQELIGGYHTEYAGLKLLLFLVAEFLHMITASFLIVMLFFGGWHFWGITGPADGDITWLHAIARIGVLNAKIFLVILFFMLVRWSWPRFRFDQLMSLAWKVMLPLGIVNLVAVAIFEEVRRMYDPEGSSLVWALVGIVIAWVVCGLAWLVVAMTSPMVTDNRPQLATHSYEVDSQI, encoded by the coding sequence ATGATTGAAGCAATGATTAAAGTCGGGATCATGATTGGTGGCCTGATGACGGCGGCTGCCTACTTCGTGCTTCTCGAGCGTCGCATGGCAGCTTGGGTGCAGGACCGAATTGGCCCCAACCGTGTCGGCATTCCACTCACGAAGATTCGGCTATTTGGTCTTGGACAGCCACTGGCCGACGGTGTGAAGTTCATCTTCAAGGAAGAATACACACCAGCGCATGTCGACAAGCGGCTCTACATCCTCGCGCCGATTTCGATCCTCGCCGCAGCACTCGCCGCGTTCGCCGTGATCCCGTTCGGCAGCATGCTTCCGCCGTTTGCCATCGGGCCGGTGGAAGTGAAGGACAAAATCGATCTCGTCGTAGCGCCCGGGGCCGATATCGGCATGATCTATGTGTTCGCCCTCTCGAGCATCGCTGTCTACGGCGTGATCCTTGGCGGCTGGTCGAGCAACAACAAATACAGCTTCCTCGGTGGTCTGCGTAGCTCGGCTCAGCTGATTGCGTACGAACTTCCGATGGGCCTGGGCATCCTGGGTGTCGTCCTGTGCGCCGGTTCGCTCAACCTCGAAGAGCTAATCACTTCACAAGCCCGCACCGGGGTTTGGTATGCCTTTGCACAGCCGCTGGGATTGATTGTGTTTGTGATCGCTGCGTTTGCCGAAGCGGCCCGCTTGCCGTTCGATCTTCCCGAATGCGAACAAGAACTCATCGGTGGCTATCACACCGAATATGCAGGCCTCAAGCTGCTGCTGTTCCTCGTCGCAGAATTTCTGCACATGATCACCGCCTCGTTCCTGATCGTGATGCTGTTCTTCGGCGGCTGGCATTTCTGGGGGATCACCGGACCTGCCGATGGCGACATCACTTGGCTGCACGCCATCGCCCGCATCGGTGTGCTGAACGCCAAAATCTTCCTCGTCATTTTGTTCTTCATGCTCGTGCGCTGGAGCTGGCCTCGCTTCCGCTTCGATCAGCTGATGTCGCTCGCCTGGAAAGTGATGCTCCCCCTGGGGATTGTGAACCTCGTGGCGGTCGCGATTTTTGAAGAAGTCCGTCGTATGTACGACCCCGAAGGAAGCAGCCTTGTGTGGGCGCTCGTCGGGATCGTAATTGCCTGGGTGGTGTGTGGTTTGGCCTGGCTCGTGGTCGCGATGACCAGCCCCATGGTCACCGACAATCGCCCGCAGCTCGCCACGCATTCCTACGAAGTCGATTCGCAGATTTAG
- a CDS encoding NAD(P)H-dependent oxidoreductase subunit E — protein MSTTAPEKPVLTEEMIAEIKAFIPRYPSKQAVTLPALHIVYEKLRYVPLTAVVEIARLLELHPSQVQDTLSFYGYFPQKKPCGKTRMWVCRSISCALRGADELLEHLSHKLDVHPGETTADGKITLEYAECLGACEHAPCILADTVLHKSVSQPDSDKLVAELKRK, from the coding sequence ATGAGCACCACCGCCCCTGAAAAGCCGGTCCTGACCGAAGAGATGATCGCCGAGATCAAGGCGTTCATCCCGCGCTATCCGTCGAAGCAAGCGGTCACGCTGCCGGCGCTGCACATCGTGTACGAAAAGCTCCGCTACGTGCCACTCACCGCTGTGGTCGAAATCGCCCGGCTGCTCGAACTCCACCCGTCGCAAGTGCAAGACACGCTCAGCTTCTACGGCTATTTTCCGCAGAAGAAACCTTGCGGCAAAACCCGCATGTGGGTCTGTCGGTCGATCAGCTGCGCATTGCGTGGAGCTGATGAACTGCTCGAACACCTGTCGCACAAACTCGACGTCCACCCAGGCGAAACGACAGCCGACGGCAAGATCACCCTCGAATATGCCGAGTGCCTCGGCGCGTGCGAACACGCTCCTTGCATCCTGGCCGATACGGTGCTCCACAAGTCGGTCTCGCAGCCCGATTCCGATAAGCTCGTCGCCGAGCTAAAGCGCAAGTAA
- a CDS encoding NADH-quinone oxidoreductase subunit A has protein sequence MDSMLLPILLFVAASTALGAGLLSVGGLLGPKRQTAVKRMPYESGMDPIHDAHRKFDVRFHLVAIAFLLFDVELLFLYPWAVASRNKAGLDYTIGTEMVAMGEMLGREISFGRGLVFGEVMFFMALLTLGLVYAWKKGVFQWR, from the coding sequence ATGGACTCGATGCTTCTTCCCATTCTCCTGTTTGTCGCGGCTTCCACCGCGCTGGGAGCGGGGCTTCTCTCCGTCGGTGGTTTGCTCGGGCCTAAACGACAAACTGCCGTCAAACGCATGCCCTACGAAAGCGGCATGGACCCAATTCACGACGCGCATCGTAAGTTCGATGTTCGCTTCCACTTAGTGGCAATCGCGTTTCTTTTGTTCGACGTCGAACTCTTGTTCCTCTATCCCTGGGCCGTTGCCAGCAGGAATAAAGCGGGACTCGACTACACCATCGGTACCGAAATGGTCGCGATGGGCGAGATGCTGGGACGAGAGATTTCGTTCGGCCGTGGTCTGGTGTTCGGCGAAGTGATGTTCTTCATGGCACTCTTGACCCTTGGTCTGGTGTATGCCTGGAAGAAAGGGGTGTTTCAATGGCGATAG
- a CDS encoding NADH-quinone oxidoreductase subunit C, translating into MPATADTLAALKTRFPALETSEFAGQTRVVLAKNTFERAMTMLRDELKFDLLVDVTCVDYLNFRDAKDRFGLVYLLANTVTAERITVRVYLNEPELTIPSMVPLYAGANWLEREAFDMFGIVFEGHPDLRRIMMPEEFEAHPLRKDYPLQGRGERHNFPVLTRNQA; encoded by the coding sequence ATGCCAGCCACAGCTGATACCCTTGCCGCACTGAAGACCCGCTTTCCAGCCTTGGAAACGAGCGAGTTTGCCGGTCAAACGCGCGTTGTGCTGGCCAAGAACACGTTCGAGCGCGCCATGACCATGCTGCGCGACGAACTGAAGTTCGATCTGCTCGTCGATGTCACGTGCGTCGACTATCTCAACTTTCGTGACGCCAAGGATCGTTTTGGGCTCGTCTACCTGCTTGCCAACACGGTAACAGCCGAGCGTATCACGGTTCGCGTCTACCTCAACGAGCCCGAACTGACGATCCCTTCGATGGTTCCGCTTTATGCCGGTGCCAACTGGCTGGAGCGTGAAGCGTTCGACATGTTCGGCATTGTGTTTGAAGGTCATCCCGATCTGCGGCGGATCATGATGCCCGAAGAGTTCGAAGCTCACCCGCTGCGAAAAGACTATCCGCTGCAAGGACGTGGCGAGCGTCACAACTTCCCGGTCCTTACACGCAATCAGGCCTAG